DNA from Mugil cephalus isolate CIBA_MC_2020 chromosome 5, CIBA_Mcephalus_1.1, whole genome shotgun sequence:
TACTTTATGCTTGAAACACTTACGTTTTATTTGCTGCATCACGTCAGGAATGTGGGTCCATCCCCTGAACTGGTCAGGCAGAGGGAGGCCAAGTGGATAAGCATCATTCTGCACGAGGATCGCATCTTGTcgatgaagaagaacaaggtgtGTCCCATTTTAGACTCATAATGACGGCAACTCAACTCAGGATGAGAGGTTTTATATGTGACAGACTATTTGACGCACCACAGCAGGAAGAGCGCCAAGTTGACACATGAAATGAAAGCTGAATGCCATTTAATTCAAACTCCTGGTGTTGTGTCCCACTGTAAACCACGGTCATGGTTTACTGGGACACAGGGCCATTGTTAATGGGCGTTATCTTCCTCGATAAGTCAGGATTTATGCTGCTTTGTGctatctctctgtgtgtgtgtcctcagatAAAAGAGCAGTGTCAGAAAGGCATCCCTGCCTCGCTCAGAGCCAAGGCTTGGCCTCTGCTGTGTGGAGCCTCAATcaagatgaaacaaaatgagaaactaTATGAGGTAGGAAAACCTAACCCTCACACAAGAACAATGGATGGTGTAACTAATGCCGAATTCACGTTAACAACAGATTTGTcactttttacagttttaattaatacattatGGGAAGTCAGTCATTAATAATACAAATGTCAGAGGGCTGTAGGAGCTTGTGATGAATATTTCATGCCTTTTCCTGGACTAAATCATATATCACTATAACAATTTGAGTATAATAGTATAATATTAGACACCAACAGTGTCTAAAATGTTTTGTCGACGGTTTTCTCAAAGTaggttttgtctgtgttcagaGGCTAGACTTACAGCCGGGCCTGCAGAGCTGGGTGGATATCATCGAGAGAGACCTGGACCGGCAGTTCCCTTTCCATGAAATGTTCCTCTCCAAGGACGGACACGGGTCGGCAAGGCCTcaaattttagtttttgtcactGACAAGCTGACAGTTACACAAATGTcacagagttttgtttttgttttttttctgagctgCTTCTACGccatcttttcatttcttttgttcataTGCTGCAAAATCAGACGTATTTACTCAGGGAGTGAACACTATCATGAGATGTAAACCTCTGGTTTGTGTCGCTAACTAttgtggtgtgtgtgcaggcagcGTGGTTTGTTCCGGGTGTTGAAGGCTTTCACACAGTATCAACCAGAAGAGGGTTACTGCCAGGCCCAGGGGCCTGTGGCTGCAGTGCTGCTGATGAACATGCCTGCAGAGGTAGAAACCAGTAGCACAGTTTACTTCTCTTTTGAATCAAGTATCGGCTGCAAAGTTAAAACGCTCGAATCTTCCACTGAAGGGTCCACTGACACTGAATCTGTAACACAATCTGCTATATGTGTCtgataaaatattatttttacattctgtACATACATGCTTAACTCTATATGATGATACATAACCTAAATATCTTGTTACCATGGCACCTAATCTTAACCCTATTTAACCCTGGCAGGAAGCCTTCTGGTGTCTGGTTCAGATCAGCCAGCAGTACCTGCCTGGATATTACAGCCCTCTGCTGGTGAGGACACGCACATTCTCATCTGACGCATTTAAATACACACCgttaatttaaattcaaaggGAGACGTCTGATACACATTTATGACCTGTGTCGTTTAGGAGGGAGTCCTCTTTGATGCGGCCCTGCTGACCTGGGTTTTGAAAAAGACGTGTCCAGCTGCACATAAACACCTGCAGCACCACGGAGTGGAGCCCCTTATGTTCGCCACGGACTGGCTCATGTGCCTGTTCACCCGTCACCTTCCGTTCAACACACTTCTCCGCGTCTGGGACCTCTTCTTCTGTTACGGTATGTCGGCATCTTCGTCTGACGATTCCACAACTAGTGATCTCCTAAAGCAATAAATAATAGAGATGGACAAAAGAAGTTCCTGGGGTACTGACCAAAATGAGATTAATTATACTGAACAATGGTAAAGTCTTTGAGTTATTAGTCATGTTCACATTATATGGTTCACCATTTACAGCAAAGCTGGTTTGACATTTTAGttatattaacctcctgagaccctctgtcctcatatgaggatgTTAagttcttctgcttcatttaaacttttatcttcgtaactagatactagtttgtataaaaacatgacaaagacTGTTTCAGCGGATTCATTCTTCAGTCGATCACGTgacaaatgtacaaaacctcatcaaatttcaCAGCTGTTCAACTTGTTTATTCATCTGCATTAACGAGCTACAACTTCTCTAATTTAGCAAATACGTTTGCGGACATTGGGAATTATTATATCCAACTCTGCCTTcacacagccatgttcagttatGAACagtggtgactttattataatatacagtgaattaACCAATGTTTCCACATATGAGGATATcgtgtttttcaaaaactacttcctgttcaaagatgatgcttagtttttatacttcttaggtcctattCAACTCCAAATACCctggataaattaaaaatgcataccagaCTAAAGCTCaggcctcaggaggttatatACTATAAGGCAGGTTTTCTCATTGTTTTCCCATTGGATCAAATGTGGCCAATGAGAAAACATACAGCATGTAATTATATTTGAAATAGTATCTGAACATTTTCAACTTTGTGGTAACAGTTTGGGGAAGGCTCCTGTTCCTGTGCACATAATGAGTATAATGCAACGAACTGGAAGCTGTTACTACTGTAACACATGTGGAATGAGATCAGCAATTTCTTCCTGACATGTAGAAGAACCTTCCCCCTTCTCCACGTCACACACTTCTTCACTTCTCTCCATCCTCAACTATCCTCCCCTCTGCTCTCCAGGGGTGCGGGTGCTGCTCCAGGTTGCGGTGGTGCTGGTGCGCCGGGTGCTGGGTCGGGCCGACCAGAGGAAGCAGTGCCCGGGCCAGATGGAGACTCTGGAGAGGCTGAGGAGCATCAAGGAGCAGGTCCAAGATGAAGACGACGAAGCATTCATAGCTGAGGTAAGAGGCGCCCGGGGGGAGGCGGCCACCGTGATGATCGCTGCAAGCCCCACTCTCAAGTTAGTGTAAATGGCTTTAGTTTCTAATCCTAATGACAGCGGAAGTCTGGCCTTCAAAACCAGACCACAGCTACCTTGAAAATACCACAGCCTCCAAAGCCAGATAAACAGGCAGCACAGTTTGAAAAAGGCAATTAAaagcaaatgaataattaatgggTTTTCCAGGCGTGTTTCTGGCCCACTTTTTGCTTTGGTGGAAAGTGCAAAGGTATTTTATCACGTTAGACCAGCCTGCGCTCAATCATCAGTATCTTTTGGGAAACACGTTTTATTTCTCTCCTGCAGTGAAGATCCTAAATATTTTCCCTTGTTTCAGGTGTGTTCTGTGCCGCTGTCATCcaaagagctggagaagcagagggagaaggagttTGACAAGTGGAAGAAAGACAGACCGTCATCCACCTTTGACCCAAGAGGTCACTGCAGAGGCTACCAGATGGCTTGCACGAGGGCTcaacaggaaaaagaagaacaggacaggaaagacagagagaaagggaacCTGTCCGTCCCTCTCGCTCGCTCTTCTTCGACGCTCTCGCTGtccccttccctccttcacAAGAAGtggaggaagggggggaaagGCAGCACGGGCGAAAAGGAGGGCGGCAACCGAGTCGTGAGGCACCTCTCGATGGGAGCAAGAGAGGACATGAGAGGCTGGACTGATTTAGATTTTAAGAAGGTGCAGGGcgtccaggaggaggaggacatagtATTAGAGGTGCACAAAACACAGAGCGAGTCAGGACCAAAGGAATCACCTGACCAGAAAGAACTTTTACAAGAGCATAAAGACACAGAACAAAGccaaaacatacaaacagaaCATAAAGACGAAACTGAGATTGAAAAGGTGGAAACAAGAACCgctgaaaaagaggaaaacgcACTCAAAGAGGCAGAGGACAGTGAAACGCTTCCAGACCAGAAAGATGAAATAAGTCAGAGTTCAGCAAAAGATGAGGCTGTTGAAAATGTCGTCCAGCCCACAGAACACACACCTCACTGCGAAGAAGAGGACGAGCTGCAGGCCGAGAGCCAATCACTAGATGACAAATGTGAGGACCAGGAAATAAAGGTTGAAGACACAAACGAAGACACAAACGAAGACACAGAGGAATGTGTGACAGAAAATACAACTGCAGCGGAGGACGACCAGACTCAGACACAGAGTGAGGGAGAAACAAAGGCAGACGCGGAGAGGCGAGCGAGCGTAGATTCGAGTGAGGAGCAGGTGACACCGACTGACGCGAAACCAGAAGAGAgcacagaaactgaaaatgtgcaACAGGAGCAGACGGACACCGTCACTGAAGACTCAGAGACAAGGACTGAGACAAGCCTGGACCCAGAGGGCGGAGACGACGAGGCCTCAACCGTCAAAGACCAAGCTCCTGCAGCGGAGACggaaacacaacaggaagaagaagatgaagaagaggaagacgaagGAGGCACATTTGAGGGAAAATGCCGCAGCACTGAGTCATtagtagaaacagaaaacacagaggagtcCCACACCCAAGCAGTGACAGAGACCGAAGAACTGGCACAGACTCAGGAGAATGAAGAAGAGAATGCAGACGCACCGGACGAAACGACGGTTGACTCAATGCAAACAGATTCAGAGGAAGCCACATCAATGATGACTTCACCCGAGTGCATCGAACAGCAAGATGGGGccgagacacaaacacaaacagatgctgAAACACCAGTCCCAGTCAGGGAGCCAAACGATGAAGCCTGCGAACCTACACAGGAACCCGCACAGGAAAACGAAGAAAGAGATCTGACCTTGCAGCCAGAGGCCGAGGCTGATGCGTGCATCTGCGATGAGACAAATGCGGAAGAAGCGGCGACGGAAAATCAAATGATTGAGGAGGCTGCTAAAGAAAGTGAAGAGGCTTTGGTTGAAGAGCCAGACACAGAGCCTGATGAGAAGAGTCCGGAACAGACAGACACCTCTGAACCGCAAACAACCGAACAACCGACGAGTCAAGTCACCGAGAGTCCACCAGAGGAGGAAAGCACCGAAAATGTTGAAGAACACACAGCGAGAGAGGACGATGTCTTCACCTCTACCGTACCTACAGATGATCCGCTCAATGACAGCAAACCACAAGTCCAAGATAAAGACTCTGTCAGAAGCCAGTCCGAGTCCCTGGCGCAGCCCTCCGGGCGTCGCAGCAGCCGCTCGTCGGCAGATTTCTGCGTCCGCAGGTCGTCCACCTCGCGCGGGTCCAGGTTAGCGCGGAAGCTCTCGGAGGACCTCTTCACCTACCCGCAGGCAACCAGCCAATCCCAGCGCGCGCCTAACCACCCAAACGCTGAAGACGCAGAGTCACCATCCAGTCCCGCGGCTGCGAACTCAGAACAAGCTGATCCCGACGCGACGCGTCCTGCAGAAGTGGCCGAGGAGGTTTCCgcgcagcaggagcagcagcccCAGAAACGCTTCGGCCTCTTCCGCAGGAAGAAGGGAGAGCAGCCCAAAAACAGCAAGGCGAAGGGGGCGCCCAAACTGCAGGTGCCGAAAATCCTGATTCAAGACTTCAGCGACGGGCCGGGCGCAGGAATGGTGGTCGAGGAAAAGGCGGAGGAGAAGCTGTCCtccagggagaggaggaggcggcggagggagcaggagagaagggagaaggaggaggagaggttgaagaagaagaaggagaaggaggagaaagagaaggagcgAGAGAGGAGGAAACCGCAAACGAGGGGGAAAAGTTTTCAAGAGCAAAAAGGTAGCGACGAGGTCCCTCCTCCTGCAAAGACTGGTTCACAGACTTTTAGATATTCTGCTCCTTATACTGACTCTTacttctgacaaaaaaaaaaataaaatctcatatCCGATGTCACTGCCCTTTTCCATCAATGACACATCGGTTGATGTGTGAAGGTCCTTCCTGTTAACTCTTTGCCCTACTTGAACCTTctgacatgtaaataaataataaaagatgtttaCAGCCTTTGAAAAACAACACGTTGGTTTTATTTGGTGGAACGCTCAATTTTacaaacagtccaaaaacaaACCGGAAGTGCTTCACGACCTTTTTCACATAATCCAGGATTCTGTAGTAAATGTCCTCTGCATTTTTACCAGGTCCCGGTAACACTCACACAGGCCAGTAAAGATGAAAATTAGGGTTCAAAACGTcctgtagtttatttttacagtacTCCAGGTGTCACAGTGTAACAGTGCCATGTCCCTCCTCTCAGCCATGAGTCCAGCATGACTTTACTTAAGTGTCATCCTCGCTGTCGCTGGCCAGCACCTCCTGACATGTTA
Protein-coding regions in this window:
- the tbc1d10c gene encoding ecotropic viral integration site 5 ortholog, producing the protein MLSPTSAAQKNVTEEDSSGSDVGSEVSLEPETDRFGFIVTNGSTAGNVGPSPELVRQREAKWISIILHEDRILSMKKNKIKEQCQKGIPASLRAKAWPLLCGASIKMKQNEKLYERLDLQPGLQSWVDIIERDLDRQFPFHEMFLSKDGHGQRGLFRVLKAFTQYQPEEGYCQAQGPVAAVLLMNMPAEEAFWCLVQISQQYLPGYYSPLLEGVLFDAALLTWVLKKTCPAAHKHLQHHGVEPLMFATDWLMCLFTRHLPFNTLLRVWDLFFCYGVRVLLQVAVVLVRRVLGRADQRKQCPGQMETLERLRSIKEQVQDEDDEAFIAEVCSVPLSSKELEKQREKEFDKWKKDRPSSTFDPRGHCRGYQMACTRAQQEKEEQDRKDREKGNLSVPLARSSSTLSLSPSLLHKKWRKGGKGSTGEKEGGNRVVRHLSMGAREDMRGWTDLDFKKVQGVQEEEDIVLEVHKTQSESGPKESPDQKELLQEHKDTEQSQNIQTEHKDETEIEKVETRTAEKEENALKEAEDSETLPDQKDEISQSSAKDEAVENVVQPTEHTPHCEEEDELQAESQSLDDKCEDQEIKVEDTNEDTNEDTEECVTENTTAAEDDQTQTQSEGETKADAERRASVDSSEEQVTPTDAKPEESTETENVQQEQTDTVTEDSETRTETSLDPEGGDDEASTVKDQAPAAETETQQEEEDEEEEDEGGTFEGKCRSTESLVETENTEESHTQAVTETEELAQTQENEEENADAPDETTVDSMQTDSEEATSMMTSPECIEQQDGAETQTQTDAETPVPVREPNDEACEPTQEPAQENEERDLTLQPEAEADACICDETNAEEAATENQMIEEAAKESEEALVEEPDTEPDEKSPEQTDTSEPQTTEQPTSQVTESPPEEESTENVEEHTAREDDVFTSTVPTDDPLNDSKPQVQDKDSVRSQSESLAQPSGRRSSRSSADFCVRRSSTSRGSRLARKLSEDLFTYPQATSQSQRAPNHPNAEDAESPSSPAAANSEQADPDATRPAEVAEEVSAQQEQQPQKRFGLFRRKKGEQPKNSKAKGAPKLQVPKILIQDFSDGPGAGMVVEEKAEEKLSSRERRRRRREQERREKEEERLKKKKEKEEKEKERERRKPQTRGKSFQEQKGSDEVPPPAKTGSQTFRYSAPYTDSYF